In the Flavisolibacter tropicus genome, one interval contains:
- a CDS encoding RNA recognition motif domain-containing protein, with protein sequence MNIYIGNLNTAITDNDLNDLFSVYGQVQSATIAIDGFTDQSRGFGYVNMPNEQEGLTAIEALDAREIQGLAVTVRVAENKEGHKGSYKVGNPAVKGYQFRKN encoded by the coding sequence ATGAATATTTACATTGGTAATTTAAATACTGCAATAACAGACAATGATTTGAACGACCTGTTCTCTGTATATGGCCAAGTACAATCAGCAACCATTGCTATCGATGGATTTACAGACCAGTCTCGGGGCTTTGGTTATGTAAATATGCCTAACGAACAGGAAGGCTTAACGGCTATAGAAGCTTTGGATGCACGTGAAATACAAGGCCTTGCCGTAACAGTCAGAGTGGCTGAAAACAAAGAAGGACACAAGGGGTCTTATAAAGTTGGGAACCCTGCAGTGAAAGGGTATCAATTTCGAAAGAACTAA
- a CDS encoding RNA recognition motif domain-containing protein: MNIEVTNLNLSLIDADIQRLFTPYGEVSSARIVRDKFNNRSRGKAIIMMPVEREAQKAISSLHGYTLMGKVIYVTEMPNADEERSSDSLFLKRYTWLQ, translated from the coding sequence ATGAATATAGAAGTAACGAATCTAAATCTTAGCTTAATAGATGCAGATATACAACGTCTTTTTACACCATATGGAGAAGTCAGTAGTGCCAGAATTGTCAGAGATAAATTTAACAATCGCTCCAGGGGTAAAGCTATTATAATGATGCCGGTGGAGCGGGAAGCACAAAAAGCCATCTCTAGCTTACATGGCTATACCTTGATGGGTAAAGTAATTTATGTAACAGAAATGCCGAATGCAGATGAAGAACGATCTTCTGATTCCTTATTTTTAAAAAGATACACATGGTTACAGTAA
- a CDS encoding fatty acid desaturase family protein, giving the protein MAKVSFNNSNQVFFASLKKAVDTYFRSQQIKKTGNFQLYLKTTILIPTALILYISLLVFRMPAPGSLVLCALLGGVLASIGFNVMHDACHGSYSSKKWVNSLLGLTLNALGGNAFFWKQKHNILHHTYTNIAGVDDDIAQSKLLRQSPAQEWIPLHQYQHLYLPLAYSLTLFMWVGMRDFDKYFKKRIHNTPIQKMAIGEHIIFWLSKLLYIVFYIVVPVLCVGWLPWLIGYITMAMVMGLVLAFVFQLAHAVEGPEFDAIGLEDKVIESEWAIHQIRTTANFAPKSKLISWMAGGLNYQIEHHLFPRISHIHYPALSKIVQEHCRKFNLPYHCFLTTGHAVASHVRIMKQLGKKPVEL; this is encoded by the coding sequence ATGGCAAAAGTCAGCTTCAATAATTCTAACCAGGTGTTTTTTGCTTCATTGAAAAAAGCTGTTGATACCTATTTCAGATCGCAACAAATAAAGAAGACTGGCAACTTTCAGTTATACCTGAAAACAACTATTCTTATACCAACAGCACTGATCCTTTATATCAGCCTTCTTGTATTTAGGATGCCTGCGCCCGGTAGCTTGGTGCTTTGCGCCCTTCTAGGCGGTGTTTTAGCCAGTATCGGATTCAATGTCATGCATGATGCCTGTCATGGCAGTTACTCCAGTAAAAAATGGGTCAATAGCCTACTGGGTCTTACCTTAAACGCTTTGGGCGGAAATGCTTTCTTCTGGAAACAGAAGCATAATATCCTGCATCATACCTATACCAACATTGCCGGTGTAGATGATGATATTGCCCAAAGTAAGTTGTTGCGTCAAAGCCCAGCACAGGAATGGATACCCTTGCACCAGTACCAACATCTTTATCTCCCCCTTGCGTATTCACTGACCCTATTTATGTGGGTTGGTATGCGCGACTTTGATAAGTATTTTAAAAAGCGCATTCACAATACGCCCATTCAGAAGATGGCAATCGGGGAGCATATCATTTTTTGGTTAAGTAAGTTACTCTATATCGTCTTTTATATCGTAGTTCCCGTTCTCTGTGTGGGATGGTTGCCTTGGCTGATCGGTTATATAACGATGGCAATGGTTATGGGGCTGGTATTAGCATTTGTCTTTCAATTGGCCCATGCTGTAGAAGGGCCAGAGTTTGATGCGATAGGCTTGGAAGACAAAGTGATTGAGTCGGAGTGGGCAATACACCAAATAAGGACCACCGCCAACTTTGCTCCAAAAAGCAAGTTGATCTCCTGGATGGCAGGAGGGTTGAATTATCAGATCGAGCACCACCTTTTTCCACGTATTAGCCATATTCATTATCCGGCGCTTAGTAAAATTGTACAGGAGCATTGTCGCAAGTTTAATCTGCCATATCATTGCTTTCTTACAACGGGACATGCTGTTGCCTCTCATGTTCGAATAATGAAGCAGTTAGGCAAGAAGCCAGTAGAACTGTAG
- a CDS encoding NYN domain-containing protein: METNKDLKLAVLIDADNVPYAHVKEMFEEIAKYGTPTFKRIYADWTKPTVAGWKKVLLENAITPIQQYSYSTGKNATDSALIIDAMDILYTGKVEGFCIVSSDSDFTRLATRLREAGMKVIGIGERKTLNPFITACDKFIYLEILKPDITIEPEEPGTQPNKRSSKLHSKTQPKIEPSVLKLLKDSITDLADENGWAFLAELGNLMLKKKPDFDSRNYGFAKMLPLIKSLNQFEIDERETGKSNVKHIYIRKK; the protein is encoded by the coding sequence ATGGAAACAAATAAAGACCTCAAGCTAGCTGTACTCATTGATGCAGACAACGTACCCTACGCCCATGTAAAAGAGATGTTTGAGGAAATTGCCAAATACGGAACACCTACTTTTAAACGCATCTATGCCGACTGGACTAAGCCCACGGTGGCAGGCTGGAAAAAAGTACTGCTGGAAAATGCGATTACACCGATTCAGCAATACAGTTACTCTACCGGAAAGAACGCCACAGATAGTGCCCTTATTATTGATGCCATGGATATATTGTATACTGGCAAAGTGGAAGGCTTTTGTATTGTGTCTTCCGACAGCGACTTTACAAGGTTGGCCACTCGGCTGCGCGAGGCTGGCATGAAAGTAATTGGCATCGGAGAACGGAAAACCCTGAATCCTTTTATTACTGCTTGTGATAAGTTTATCTACCTGGAAATTTTAAAGCCCGACATAACCATTGAGCCGGAAGAGCCTGGTACACAGCCAAACAAACGCTCCTCGAAGCTTCACAGTAAAACGCAGCCAAAGATAGAGCCTAGCGTACTAAAACTACTCAAGGATAGTATTACTGACCTGGCAGATGAAAACGGTTGGGCCTTTTTGGCAGAACTAGGCAATTTGATGCTAAAGAAAAAGCCGGACTTTGATTCCCGCAATTATGGTTTTGCCAAAATGCTGCCCCTGATCAAAAGTTTAAACCAGTTTGAGATAGACGAGCGCGAAACTGGCAAAAGCAATGTAAAACACATCTACATTAGGAAGAAGTAA
- a CDS encoding RNA recognition motif domain-containing protein — translation MNIYVSNLSFNIQDEDLRDFFAEFGEVTSSKVVMDKMTNRSRGFGFVEMADEEASRKAIAELDGATVEGRTIKVMEAKPKEDRPARAFNPFGNNNGGGYNKNRY, via the coding sequence ATGAACATTTATGTTTCAAACTTAAGCTTCAACATTCAGGATGAAGACTTAAGAGATTTTTTTGCTGAGTTTGGTGAAGTAACATCATCTAAAGTTGTTATGGACAAAATGACTAACCGCTCTCGTGGTTTTGGTTTTGTTGAAATGGCTGATGAGGAAGCTTCCCGCAAAGCGATTGCAGAACTGGATGGTGCTACGGTAGAAGGCAGAACCATTAAAGTAATGGAAGCCAAACCAAAAGAAGACCGTCCTGCGCGTGCCTTCAATCCTTTCGGTAACAATAATGGCGGTGGTTACAATAAGAATAGATATTAA
- a CDS encoding reverse transcriptase domain-containing protein: MDIKGFFDNINHEIMMELLQKHTDQKWVLLYVEHWLKAGVAHEDGRVGINERDTPQGGVISPLHANIYLHHCFDVWMDPICPHNAFERYADDLVIYASSRMEAELLLGKLRERMMKFKLELHPEKLYHRRSSQPLEQTALKLNPKIRGWINYFSKYNRYKVLNVFMYLNTLIKKWIRNTYKLRSISRVVNKYNEMVKASPEMFYHWKLGITY, from the coding sequence GTGGACATCAAAGGCTTCTTTGATAACATTAACCATGAAATTATGATGGAGCTCTTGCAAAAGCATACGGATCAAAAGTGGGTGTTGCTTTACGTGGAGCACTGGCTAAAGGCAGGCGTAGCGCATGAGGATGGCCGTGTTGGCATTAACGAAAGAGACACACCGCAAGGTGGTGTGATCTCACCGCTGCATGCTAACATTTACCTGCATCACTGTTTTGATGTGTGGATGGATCCTATCTGTCCGCACAATGCTTTTGAGCGGTATGCTGATGATCTTGTAATCTATGCGAGCAGTAGAATGGAAGCTGAACTTTTGCTAGGAAAGCTGAGAGAAAGGATGATGAAGTTTAAACTGGAACTGCATCCGGAGAAACTCTATCACAGACGTAGTTCACAGCCGCTGGAGCAAACAGCTTTAAAGCTCAATCCAAAGATCAGGGGCTGGATTAATTACTTCTCCAAGTACAACAGGTACAAGGTGCTGAATGTATTCATGTACCTGAACACACTCATTAAAAAGTGGATTAGAAACACGTACAAACTGCGAAGCATTAGCAGGGTAGTGAACAAGTACAACGAGATGGTAAAAGCAAGTCCTGAGATGTTCTACCATTGGAAACTGGGAATAACGTATTGA
- a CDS encoding glycosyltransferase, translating into MSVFLQLYTQLYLGGGIPKVIEQLGNDFKNTTSYTGLFDTTTPSYLNVPNIVQIGSPYQSKFKLLAWYKRFRSLKEIKKDKGVTVTVSHTPWLHLLNTIVGGKDKKILLFHTSLTSSNAFTLWQRILIKAILFLFSNQTYACIAVSVELENELKRIPRIRNKVTHIFNYFELEEIFQKSKEPLAFELDEILNNYSVFVTAGRLHSQKNFTFLIELFAKLKKEKKYYAAKLLIMGIGPELEMLMELAHSEQLVAVQLKSAGMGDLKKADIIFAGYMANPYPVLRKGALYISTSLYEGFPIAVCEALVLQKLVIISDCPTGHVEIISGSITNGYNIGKNPFGILLPLRNLPKKQALHQWHTFMVENSDLILGCNGNQENHYRFSKEHKQQQIMKWQRMIEPAFVSIA; encoded by the coding sequence TTGTCTGTATTCCTACAATTATATACACAATTATATTTAGGTGGTGGTATTCCAAAAGTTATCGAACAATTAGGTAACGACTTCAAAAATACTACTTCTTATACAGGCCTTTTTGACACTACTACTCCTTCCTATCTGAATGTTCCAAATATTGTTCAAATTGGGTCGCCTTATCAGTCAAAATTCAAATTGCTGGCATGGTACAAGCGTTTCAGAAGCTTAAAAGAAATTAAAAAAGACAAAGGTGTTACAGTCACAGTATCCCATACTCCATGGCTTCATCTGTTAAATACTATTGTTGGAGGAAAGGATAAAAAGATCTTATTGTTTCACACTTCTCTTACTTCTTCCAACGCATTTACTCTGTGGCAAAGAATTTTAATTAAAGCAATCCTATTTCTTTTCTCCAATCAAACCTATGCCTGTATAGCCGTAAGCGTAGAGTTGGAAAATGAATTAAAACGGATTCCTCGCATAAGAAATAAGGTGACCCATATTTTCAACTATTTTGAATTAGAAGAAATCTTTCAAAAATCCAAAGAGCCACTTGCTTTTGAATTGGATGAAATCTTAAATAATTATTCCGTATTTGTTACTGCCGGCCGGTTACACTCGCAAAAGAACTTCACGTTTTTAATTGAATTATTTGCCAAATTAAAAAAAGAAAAGAAGTACTACGCCGCCAAACTTTTAATTATGGGTATTGGCCCTGAGTTGGAAATGCTGATGGAATTAGCTCATTCAGAGCAATTGGTAGCTGTGCAATTGAAAAGCGCAGGGATGGGGGATCTAAAAAAAGCAGATATTATTTTTGCTGGTTACATGGCTAATCCTTATCCTGTCTTACGGAAAGGCGCATTGTATATTTCAACATCATTGTATGAGGGGTTCCCAATAGCTGTTTGTGAAGCATTGGTGTTACAGAAATTGGTGATTATCTCTGACTGCCCAACCGGACATGTGGAAATCATTTCTGGCAGTATTACTAACGGATATAATATCGGCAAAAACCCATTTGGCATATTGTTACCTTTACGCAACTTGCCTAAAAAACAAGCGCTGCATCAATGGCATACTTTTATGGTTGAAAATAGTGATTTAATTTTAGGCTGTAATGGAAATCAGGAAAACCATTACAGGTTTTCTAAAGAACATAAACAGCAGCAGATCATGAAATGGCAAAGAATGATAGAACCTGCTTTTGTCAGTATCGCTTAA